The window AGCTGCGGGACTCAAGCGCTCTTGCAAACTTGAGTCGTTGTGGCTCAAGTTTAGCAAGGACGGGATGCCGCGGCAAGACCGCCGACTCTCGGCAATGCTGATGAGACGCGTTTTCGATGGTCATGTCACTTCTGGTGTCGATGGCGCATATCATGGCGCTCCCTCTATCCGCGTCACTGCACGGCAGAGAATGCTTGTAATTCGTATTTCTTTTCGATACTATAGAGGTAGCTTGATCAAGGCGACGAGGAGGTGGCGTAGATGTCGGAGTCGACGGCTGCGGATGCCTCTGCCGTGGTATCAGAGCTGGATGAGCTCGTGTAGAACCTCTCTGAGGCGCAGAGTTCGGCGGGACGGGCATTCGCGGCCGAGATGGTGTTCTTCGCACGCGTGGCAGACCTGGTGGCACGGCGCGAAGAAGAGCGCGCAGACCGCGACGGGCGCGGTGCGCTGACGCATTCGACCCAGCTGGGGATGCGGGAGATCTACGCCGAGATCGCCGCACAACTGCGACCCCGCTCCGTTCTGACGGCCGCGAGCTACTGAGAAGCGGCGCCGCCCAGCTCGACGACGACATCGAGAAGCGCCGCGCCCGAGCGCGGCCAGCTGAACTGCGCGATGTGCGCACTCCCTGCTGCCACCAGCGCCTCACGCGTCGCATCGTCATCGAGACCGGCCACCGCGGCGGCGAAATCAGCGGGGTCGTCGGCATCCACATACACGGCGCCGGGCCCGGCGACCTCATGGAAGATCTCCAGGTCGCTGACAACGGCGGGAACTCCCATGGCCAGCGCCTCAGCGATGGGCAGGCCGTATCCCTCGTCACGGCTGGTGGTCACCAGCACCGCGCCATCGGCCAGCAGCCGGGCGTACTCGGCGTCGGTGACCCCGCCGTGGAACACCACCGATGCCCCGTCGGGGACGAAGGCCTCAAGCTCGCGGCGCCGGGCCGGTGCGATGCGGCTGAGCAGGTGCAGGGTGCGTCCGGGCAACCGGGCCATGCCGCGGATGAGCGCCTCGACGTTCTTGTACGGCATGAACGAGCCCATGTAGACGAGGTTCTGCGCGCCACCGACGACCTCGACACCCGCCGGCAGCAGTTCGGCCAGTTGCTGTGGAGCATCGGGGATCACCACGACCGGTCGTTTGGTCAATCGCACCTGCGCGAACTGGCGCTTGCTGGTTGCGCTGACGGTGGCCACGACATCGGCGGCGTTCAGCGTGAGCCGCTGTGGCACATACGACAGGTGGAAAAGCCGCCACCCGAGTCGCACGAAGCCGGGCAGGTCACGCGGCGGGGTGCGGTGCCGGTAGTAGATGGTGTCGTGCAGCGTGAGAATGAGCCGGAATCGACGTCCCACGGTACCCATCGTCTGCATCGGCGAGAAGACGACGTCGGGCCGATACCGGTTCAGAATCAGCGCGGTCAGCGGCTCGCGCAGCGCGGTGGGCGCGTGGATCTTGAGAACCCGCGCACCGTCGGGCAGCAGCATCCGCTGTGCGTCGTCCCAAATGAGGAACACGACCTCGACCCCACGCGCGGGCGCCTGAGCGAACACCGCCGCCGCGAGATCGGCGGAGTATCGACTGATGCCGTCGTGAAAATCGGTGCGGATGTAGCGCGCGTCGAAGAACAGACGCATCAGAGCGGTTCGCCCCGGTACAGCTTCTCGAACGTCTCGAGTGTTCGGCGGATGTCGTGGATCTCGACGCCGTCGAGCGATGCCTGCTGCATGCGCAGGTACTCCTCGTCAGAAGCCGTCAGCACCGTGCGCAACCGGTCGGCGAGCGCGTCGACATCGCCCGGAGGAAACAGGTATCCGTTCTCGCCGTCGTGGATGAGGTGGGGCAGTGCCACGGCGTCTGCGCCGATGATCGGCAAGCCCGACGCCATCGCCTCCATCGTCACGATGGACTGCAGTTCGGCGATCGACGAGATCACGAACACGTCGGCACGCGTATAGGCCGCACGCAGTTCGTCTTCGGGCACCTTGCCGTGGAACCTCACGCGATCGCCGATTCCGAGCTTCTGGGTGAGCTGCTCGAGATGGCGACGCTGGTCGCCCCCGCCGACGACGTCGAAGACGACGTCGAGCTCACCGGCGAGTTTCGCGATCGCCTCGAGCGTGACATCCACGTGCTTCTCTGTGGTCAGCCGCCCCACGAACAGTACTCGGCGATGCGTGCGCGGGGTGAGATCGGGCGTGTAGTTCGCCTTGTCGATGCCACAGCTGATGGGAATGACGCCGGTGAGATCGATCGTCGCCTCGAGAAAGTCGGCAGCCTTGCGCGTGGGAGTGGTCACCGCGCGGGCCATTTTCAGCGTGCGTTCGGCGTCGTCCCACGCGAGCTTGAGCAGCACCTTGTCGAGGAAGGGCGGCAGCGTCGTGAAGTCGATGATGTTCTCGGCCATCACGTGGTTGGTGGCGATGATCGGGATGCCGCGCTTGCGCGCTTCGCGCGCGAGCCCGCGCCCGACGACGATGTGCGACTGAATGTGCACGACGTCGGGTTTCACCTCGTCGAGCACGCGACGCGCATAGTGCTTGCTCAGCCACGGCAGCACGAATGTGAGCCAGTCGTGCGGGGGCCAGCGCCACGACGGCAGCCGGTGGACGGTGACGGGCTGGCCTTCGATCTGTTCGACGAAGGTGCCGTGGTTACGGTGGCCGGCGCTGGGCGCCGAGACGTGCACGTTGTGGCCCCGTTCGACCAGCCCGGCGGCGAGCCGCTCGGCAAAGCGTGCTGCCCCGTTGACGTGCGGGGTGAAGGTGTCGGCGCCGATCAGGACCGTCAGCGGACGCGCGGGTGCGGCGGGAGTCACGGTGGAGTGGGTGCCTCTCTCTGCTCGATGTGCGACGGTGGTCGCGCACCGGCATCCACTCTAACGCCGCACGCCGACCTTCTCTGGGAGGTTCGGGGCGATACCCAGGTCGCGCGCCTACGCTGATCGCATGGCGCGACTTCAGGCCGACGCATCCTCTGCTCTCTGGGTTCCGGTGACCGGTTCGCTCGGGCTGCGCGGGCGGCGGCACCGCAAGGCGGCGATCCGGATGCTGCTGCAGCAGGCGAACGGCGCGATGGGCGCACAGGCGCGCCCCGGCGGCGGGGCGTTCGCGTGGATGCTCAGTCAGGCGACGCCGTTCTTGATGCGCAAGGCCGAGGGGCGCGTGCTGGTGTGGGTGTGGAAAGACGACCCCGAGCTGCTGGTCGCGATGGCGCAGCTGCAAGAGGCCACCCCTCAGGTACGCGCCACCCGGGCCATGATGCCGATGGAGTATGACGACACCGAGACGTTTCGCAACCCGCACCTGGGCAACGGCGAGCGACTGCTCATGCCGTTGCCGCCGACGCCGTCTACACCACCGTTCGCCACGTACACGTGGGATGCCGGAACCCACTTCGTCACACTGACCGCGGTGGGAAGCGACCGCGAGCGGTTCGGCACGCTCACCGGCGCGCTCGACGACCTCGCCCGCACCCTGCGGCTGGTCGACGACCTCACCGTCGGCGAAGCCGCGGTGCTGCGCCTGGATCCGAGCTGACCGGCACGATCTCGCCCTTGTCGTCGGCCGCGGACGCGGCATCCCCACTCAACCACCTCATCCACCGCGCGTCGGGGTCACCGTCCAGCACCAGCGCACGCACGAGCAAGGTGAGCGGGATCGACAGAATGGCCCCGAGCGGGCCGATGATGAACGTCCAGAAGATCACCGAGAAGAAGCTCAGCGTCAGGCTCAGACTCACCGCATCAGAGACGAACTTCGGCTGCACGAGCACCTGCAGCACGACGTTGACGACGATGTAGATGGCGATCACGCCGAGCATCAGCGGCCAGCCGCCCACGACCAGCGCCAGCAGCGCCGGCGGGATCAGACCGATGATGAAGCCGATGTTGGGGATGAAATTCGTCACGAACGCGAGGATCGCCCACACTATCGGCGCGGGGATCCCCAGCCACCACAGCGCCAGTCCATCAAGGATCGCCACGATCGCGCCGAACGACGCGTTGACCACGTAGTAGCGGCGCACGCCGGTGTTGAAGCGGCGGAACCGATCCACGGTCGGGCGGATGCCGCGGCCGAAGGCTTCTTCGGCACGCGCGTACCGCGCCCCGTCGACGGCCATGAAGATCACGTACGCGAGCACGAAGAACAGGGCCGTGAGCACCCCGATCACGGTGCCACCCAGGCTCGTGATCGACGAGACGATGGTGCCGGCGTCGAAGATCGACGCCATGGCGCCCGAGACCTGGGTGTCCAGGCCCAGCTCTGACAGCCACGCGACGATGGCGCGCGCGGTCGCCTCGAGATCGCCCGCGTAGTCGGCCACCAGGTGCACGAACTGCACCCCGGCGAAAACCAACAGCAGGGCCAAGAAGATCAGCACGATGTAGGCGAGCAGGATCACTGCCGCCGTCGCCGCCCAGCGCGGCCAGCCATGGCGTTCGAGCGGGTGGCGCAGCGGATGGCAGATGATCACGATGACGACGGCCAGAGCGAGCGGCCCGACGACCTCACGGGCGAACCAGAGCCCCGCCAGCGCGATGACGGCAGCGGCGATCGTGAGCAGAATGCGCAGCGACGGCGACAACAAGCTCGGCGCCGCAGGTGCCGGGGGCGGGGGTGCCGGATCGACGCGTCGTCTCATCCGGCCAGCGTAACGGCGCGATGCCGCCGGTGCCATGATGAGCGCATGAGCGATCCGTCGGCGCCGACGTGGCAGCCCCTCCCCACTCTGGCTGAGCGCGTCGCGGCAGGGCGCGCCGTGCGACAGCGGGTACCGCGCCGCGAGCTCGCACGCCTGGGCGACCGGCGGCGCGACCCGCTCGGG is drawn from Microbacterium protaetiae and contains these coding sequences:
- a CDS encoding glycosyltransferase codes for the protein MTPAAPARPLTVLIGADTFTPHVNGAARFAERLAAGLVERGHNVHVSAPSAGHRNHGTFVEQIEGQPVTVHRLPSWRWPPHDWLTFVLPWLSKHYARRVLDEVKPDVVHIQSHIVVGRGLAREARKRGIPIIATNHVMAENIIDFTTLPPFLDKVLLKLAWDDAERTLKMARAVTTPTRKAADFLEATIDLTGVIPISCGIDKANYTPDLTPRTHRRVLFVGRLTTEKHVDVTLEAIAKLAGELDVVFDVVGGGDQRRHLEQLTQKLGIGDRVRFHGKVPEDELRAAYTRADVFVISSIAELQSIVTMEAMASGLPIIGADAVALPHLIHDGENGYLFPPGDVDALADRLRTVLTASDEEYLRMQQASLDGVEIHDIRRTLETFEKLYRGEPL
- a CDS encoding glycosyltransferase — encoded protein: MRLFFDARYIRTDFHDGISRYSADLAAAVFAQAPARGVEVVFLIWDDAQRMLLPDGARVLKIHAPTALREPLTALILNRYRPDVVFSPMQTMGTVGRRFRLILTLHDTIYYRHRTPPRDLPGFVRLGWRLFHLSYVPQRLTLNAADVVATVSATSKRQFAQVRLTKRPVVVIPDAPQQLAELLPAGVEVVGGAQNLVYMGSFMPYKNVEALIRGMARLPGRTLHLLSRIAPARRRELEAFVPDGASVVFHGGVTDAEYARLLADGAVLVTTSRDEGYGLPIAEALAMGVPAVVSDLEIFHEVAGPGAVYVDADDPADFAAAVAGLDDDATREALVAAGSAHIAQFSWPRSGAALLDVVVELGGAASQ
- a CDS encoding AI-2E family transporter; this encodes MRRRVDPAPPPPAPAAPSLLSPSLRILLTIAAAVIALAGLWFAREVVGPLALAVVIVIICHPLRHPLERHGWPRWAATAAVILLAYIVLIFLALLLVFAGVQFVHLVADYAGDLEATARAIVAWLSELGLDTQVSGAMASIFDAGTIVSSITSLGGTVIGVLTALFFVLAYVIFMAVDGARYARAEEAFGRGIRPTVDRFRRFNTGVRRYYVVNASFGAIVAILDGLALWWLGIPAPIVWAILAFVTNFIPNIGFIIGLIPPALLALVVGGWPLMLGVIAIYIVVNVVLQVLVQPKFVSDAVSLSLTLSFFSVIFWTFIIGPLGAILSIPLTLLVRALVLDGDPDARWMRWLSGDAASAADDKGEIVPVSSDPGAAPRLRRR